The following are encoded together in the Heterodontus francisci isolate sHetFra1 unplaced genomic scaffold, sHetFra1.hap1 HAP1_SCAFFOLD_43, whole genome shotgun sequence genome:
- the LOC137365015 gene encoding histone H4-like, which yields MSGRGKGGKGLGKGGAKPHRKVLHENIHGITKPAIRRLARCGGVKRISGLIYEETRGVLKVFLENVIRDAVTYTEHAKRKTVTAMDVVYALKWQGRTLYGFGG from the coding sequence atgtcaggcagaggtaaaggaggcaaaggactgggcaaagggggAGCAAAgccgcaccgcaaagtgcttcatgAGAATATCcatggcatcaccaaaccagcaatccgccgcctggctcgctgtggcggggtcaagcggatctcgggtttgatctatgaggagactcgcggggtgttgaaggttttcctggagaatgtgatcagggatgcggtcacctacactgagcacgccaagcgcaagacggtcactgccatggatgtggtgtacgctctgaaatggcagggccgcactctctacggattcggcggttga